Proteins from one Pontibacter korlensis genomic window:
- the dapB gene encoding 4-hydroxy-tetrahydrodipicolinate reductase: protein MKILLIGYGKMGKTIEQTALAKGHEIIGKIDHTNAEELQNYTSENTDVAIEFTHPESAFGNISYCLTHGIPVVSGSTGWLDKFEEATKLCAQYGGSFFYASNYSVGVNLFFHFNEYIASKMKDYQEYQVAIREVHHLQKVDKPSGTGITTAEGILASYKDLEGWVSDNPEEKTKLNIASEREPDVVGTHIVTYSSEVDQIELGHIAHSRAGFAEGAVMAAAWLQGRQGVYGMKDMLNL from the coding sequence ATGAAAATCCTTTTGATTGGCTACGGCAAAATGGGTAAAACCATTGAGCAGACAGCTTTGGCCAAAGGCCACGAGATTATTGGCAAAATAGACCATACCAATGCAGAGGAGCTCCAAAATTATACCTCTGAAAATACTGATGTAGCTATCGAATTCACTCACCCAGAGTCTGCTTTCGGCAATATTAGCTACTGCCTGACACACGGCATACCAGTTGTTTCTGGCTCTACAGGTTGGTTGGATAAGTTTGAAGAAGCTACAAAGCTTTGTGCACAGTATGGAGGATCTTTCTTTTATGCCTCTAACTATAGTGTAGGAGTTAATCTGTTCTTCCATTTTAACGAGTACATAGCCAGTAAAATGAAGGACTACCAGGAGTACCAGGTAGCAATCCGTGAAGTGCACCACCTGCAGAAGGTAGACAAGCCTAGCGGAACAGGCATTACTACGGCCGAAGGTATACTTGCCAGCTATAAAGATTTAGAAGGTTGGGTTAGCGATAATCCGGAAGAAAAAACTAAATTAAACATTGCTTCAGAGCGTGAGCCAGATGTAGTAGGCACACATATTGTTACCTACAGCTCCGAAGTAGACCAGATAGAACTGGGACACATTGCACACAGCCGCGCTGGCTTTGCCGAGGGTGCTGTAATGGCAGCAGCCTGGTTGCAGGGCCGCCAAGGCGTTTACGGCATGAAAGACATGCTGAACCTGTAA
- a CDS encoding DUF5683 domain-containing protein — protein sequence MRLKFGAMAWLLGLVLYFAPAQSQGQVMTVGPDSVRVPLPTDTTTEKRFFLSRWDKPAKAAFFSAVIPGAGQFYNKAYWKIPIVYATGAVLTYFYIDNNNNYQDYREALLIRQDNNPDTKDQFADLPYLGEAEGQRAINNLKYRRDFWRRNRDLTIILSVAAYSLQIAEAYVHAHLKDFEVGEDLALRVQPNLVPIHAQPNSFTPGLSLTLYTRTK from the coding sequence ATGAGGCTGAAGTTTGGCGCTATGGCATGGTTGCTGGGCTTGGTTTTATACTTTGCACCAGCGCAAAGTCAGGGACAGGTAATGACTGTTGGCCCTGATTCTGTGCGTGTGCCGCTTCCGACTGATACAACCACTGAGAAACGTTTCTTCCTGAGCCGTTGGGATAAGCCTGCCAAAGCTGCCTTCTTCTCAGCTGTAATTCCGGGGGCCGGGCAATTTTACAACAAAGCCTACTGGAAAATACCTATTGTTTACGCTACTGGCGCTGTATTAACTTACTTTTACATCGACAACAACAACAATTATCAGGATTACCGGGAGGCCCTGCTGATACGTCAGGATAACAACCCTGACACAAAGGATCAGTTTGCAGATCTTCCTTATTTAGGTGAGGCCGAAGGTCAGCGTGCTATTAATAACCTGAAGTACCGCCGCGACTTCTGGCGCCGCAACCGCGATCTTACTATTATACTTTCAGTGGCTGCTTATTCGCTCCAGATTGCCGAAGCGTATGTGCATGCACACCTGAAGGATTTTGAAGTAGGTGAAGATTTGGCTTTGCGTGTGCAGCCAAACCTCGTGCCAATCCATGCGCAGCCTAACTCCTTTACTCCCGGACTATCCCTTACACTTTACACTCGAACTAAATGA
- a CDS encoding ParB/RepB/Spo0J family partition protein gives MSDNKNSAAKRKGGLGRGLGSLLEGNKYTGKTESSTLNEVNTIADIAIDQIQTNPYQPRTHFDQSALEELAESIKVQGIIQPITVRQLGPNSYQLISGERRYQASKIAGLKVIPAFIRKADDQQMLEMALIENIQRENLNAIEIALSYQRLLTECSLKQEELGDRVGKKRTTVTNYLRLLKLPPDIQIALRDNVISMGHARALINIDTIEQQLDVFKEVVAKELSVRKVEELVRNLQNAKKKPDPQQKLQFGKYDEELKTVESKLTSQFGTKIQVKANNDGKGEIKIPFVSVDELNRILEILNY, from the coding sequence ATGTCTGATAATAAGAATTCTGCAGCGAAACGTAAAGGTGGCCTCGGTAGAGGTCTTGGCTCTCTTTTAGAGGGCAACAAGTACACAGGTAAAACTGAATCTTCCACTTTAAACGAAGTAAATACCATCGCAGACATAGCCATTGACCAAATACAGACTAACCCTTACCAGCCGCGTACGCATTTTGATCAGTCGGCACTGGAAGAGTTAGCAGAGTCTATCAAAGTACAAGGCATCATTCAGCCTATCACTGTTCGCCAATTAGGCCCGAACAGCTACCAGTTGATTTCTGGTGAACGTCGTTACCAGGCCTCTAAGATTGCTGGCCTAAAAGTTATACCAGCCTTTATCCGAAAGGCAGATGACCAGCAGATGCTGGAGATGGCTTTGATCGAGAACATTCAGCGTGAAAACCTGAATGCTATAGAGATTGCCCTCTCCTATCAGCGACTCCTTACAGAATGTAGCCTGAAGCAGGAAGAATTGGGTGATCGTGTAGGTAAGAAACGTACCACTGTTACAAACTACCTACGTTTGCTTAAACTTCCGCCAGATATTCAGATTGCACTTCGTGATAATGTGATTTCTATGGGCCATGCCCGTGCGCTCATCAATATTGATACTATAGAGCAGCAGCTGGATGTATTCAAAGAGGTAGTAGCCAAAGAACTTTCTGTGCGTAAAGTAGAGGAGTTGGTGCGCAACCTTCAGAATGCTAAAAAGAAGCCAGACCCACAGCAAAAGCTACAGTTTGGCAAATATGATGAAGAGCTGAAAACAGTAGAGAGCAAGCTCACGTCACAGTTTGGCACCAAAATACAGGTAAAAGCTAATAATGATGGAAAAGGTGAAATCAAGATACCTTTTGTATCGGTAGATGAGCTTAACCGTATTTTAGAAATTCTAAACTACTAA